AACATTACAGGGTAGTCGCGGTTAAGGGCTGACTCAAAACCCAGTAAACCTAGCCCATCTAATGAGAATATTACTTCAATAAGCAGTGAGCCTGAGAAAAATAGTGCCATCAGAAGGCCTGGCATACCGGCAATAACGATTAACATCGCATTTCTGAATACATGGCCATACAGTATTTTATTCTCTTCGAGCCCCTTCGCTCTTGCGGTGATCACATACTGCTTTCTGATTTCATCAAGGAATGAGTTTTTAGTTAACAGTGCTAAGGTAGCAAACCCACCGATAACATTTGCAGTAATAGGCAACACTAAATGCCAAAAGTAGTCTGTGATCTTGCCAAAAAGCGATAACTCGTCAAAATTGTTTGATACTAGCCCTCGTAGAGGAAACCAATCAAGATAGGTTCCGCCAGCGAATAGCACGATTAGAAGTACTGCGAATAGAAACCCCGGGATGGCATAACCAACGATAATAAGACTGCTCGTCCAGACATCAAACCTTGACCCGTCATGGACGGCTTTCTTGATACCCAAGGGTATTGATATCAGGTAAATAATCAATGTAGACCATAAACCAATAGAGATAGAGACTGGCATTTTTTCAACCACCAAATCTACGACAGACTGGTCTCTGAAAAAACTATCACCAAAATCAAAAAAGATATAACTCTTTATCATTAACCAAAACCGCTCATGGGCCGGCTTATCAAACCCGTATAATTTCTCGATCTCCTGAACTAGTTCAGGGTCTAGGCCTTGAGCGCCTCTATATTGGGAGTTCTCACTGCTAGAGGAGGAAACCTCCACCGACATGCTGTCGCCCATACGGTTTTGAACGCTAGAATCTAGCCCCTGTAGTTTAGCTAACGTTTGTTCAACAGGCCCGCCGGGTGCTGCCTGGATAATGATAAAATTTAAAAGCATGATCCCAAAAAGAGTTGGGATCATGAGTAGTATGCGCCGTAATATATAGACAGACATAAGTGAGCACTGCTAAGTAATTAAAATTAAACTATTTGTCGTTGACCCACCAGGTATCAAAATTAACACCGGACTTTGGAAATACTTCGGGGTGACGCAAACGCTTCCAGTAGGCTATACGCTGTTTAGGAAGGTGCCATTGAGGTATTACCAGGTGTTTAGACAGAAGTATTCTATCGAGCACTTTTGTGCGCGTCACTAGGCTTTTTCGATCAGGCGCGGCAATAATCATATCGACTAACTGATCTACTACCGGGTCAGAAACCCCAATATAGTTTCGAGTTCCTGGAATATTGGTGTTAGTTGAGTACCAATAATCCCGTTGTTCGTTCCCTGGTGAGTTTGACTGAGAGAGGGTCATAATGAACATATCATAGTCATACTCTCTTACCCGACCGATATATTGGTTGGTATCAACCAATCTGATTTTTGCATCAATACCCAACTTCTCAAGGTTCTTTGTAAAGGGGTGAATAATACGCTCGAAGCTTTTCTGATAGAGCAAAATTTCGAATTCGAAAGGTTGAGATGTCTTGCTATTGACCAACTTTTTGTTTTGTATGGTCCACCCAGCCTCTTTAAGTAGTTTTAATGCAGTACGCAGGTTTTTACGAATGTTTCCTGAACCGTCAGTAGAAGGGGCGCGATACGCGGTTGTAAATACACTGTCTGGAATTTGACCTTTAAAGGTGTTGAGTATGGCTAATTCGTCATTACTGGGTAATCCTGTGGAGGCTAATTCTGAGTTCTCAAAAAAACTATTAGTGCGCTTGTACTGGCCAAAAAAGAGTTGTTTATTAGTCCACTCAAAATCGAATGCGTAGCTTAATGCTTCACGGACTTTAGGGTCTTTAAAAATGTCTCTTCTGGTATTAAAGATGAACCCTTGCATACCAACGGGCTGCTTATGCTCTACTGCTTCTTTAATAATCAGCCCTTTATCGAACTTATCGCCACTGTATGCGGTTGCCCAGTTTTTGGCTGTGTTTTCAACAATGAAGTCATATTGTCCTGCACGAAATGCCTCTAATGCGATGGTTTGGTCACCGTAGTATTCGAAAATAATCTCGTCGAAGTTGTATTGCCCTTTATTAACAGGGAGGTCTTTTGCCCAATAATCGGTGACACGCTCGTAGCTAATAGAACGGCCTGTGTTGTATGACTTAATTTTGTATGGTCCGCTGCCTAGCGGCTTATCGAGTGTAGACTTTGAAAAGTCACGGGTTTCCCAATAGTGTTTTGGTAGAACAGGGAGTTGACCGAGAATTAATGGAAGTTCACGATTTTTGTTGTTTTTGAAATCGAAGCGTATCTGGTATTCAGTTATCTGAGATACTTCTGATACATCACCGTAATAAGCCTTATAGAAAGGTGCGCCATGTTCAATCAGGTTGTTGAAGGTAAATATAACATCTTCAGCGGTAATGGGGTGGTTGTCTTGAAAACGCGCCTTGGGATTGATATGAAAAATAACCCAACTTCTGTCTTCAGGCATCTCTATTTTCTCTGCAATGAGACCATACTGGCTGAATGCTTCATCTTCCGACTGGACCGTTAAGGTATCGTACAAATAGTGTCTGACGCCTGCAGCGGCTACCCCCTTCAATACGAACGGGTGGAAACTATCATAACTATTTGAGATAACGCTACGCCTTACCGTACCCCCTTTAGGCGCTTGAGGGTTTACGTAATCGAAATGTTCGAAGTCTGCACCATATTTAACATCCCCATGCATGGCAACACCATGTTTAGGCGTTGTAGGTTGTACGCCGTCTGGTGAGTTCTGTTGCGCTGTAGCAGCCAGTGATAGCGTCATTAGGAGGGGTAGGCCTACTAACTTGGCACCTACTAACCCAGTACTTATAAACCTAGTACTTATAAACCTAGTACTTATAAACCTAGTACTTATAAACCTAGTACTTATAAACCTAGTACTTATAAACCTAGTACTTATAAACCTAGTGCTGATAAACTTAGCACCTGCTAACGCAGCTCTTAAAGTAATTGAATGTCTTTTTATATGTGGATGTTGCTTCGAAATCATCTTATCTACCGGGTGATATAGTTTTTAATGAGTCTGTTTTTATTGAGTCTAATTACTGCTTTTTTTTGTACTACTGGTTGGGCTTTATCCACCAGCTCTCAAAACCTAGTTTGTAAGGTGGCTGCTGTTCAGGTTTATTAAACTTGTTCCAATAGGCAATGCGATGATAGTTTAAATGCCAATTGGGGACTATATAGTGGTTCCATAGTAGCACACGATCTAGCGCTTTCGTTGCTGTTATAAGCTCTTGACGTGTTTTTGCTCTAACTATTGCGTCAGTTAAATTGTCTATTGCGGGGTGGTTCACACCTGCGTAATTTCGGCTGCCTTTTATGTTACGAGTCGTTGAGTGAAAATACTCTCGTTGTTCATGGCTAGGAGAAAGGCTCTGGGATAAGACGAAGGTGGTCATATCAAAGTCAAAATCATCTAATCTAACTTTATACTGCGTAGCATCGACTAACCTGGCGGTGGCTTTAATCCCGGTTTTTTTCAAGTTTGCAATAAATGGTTCTATGACTCTTTTTATACTGGCTTGGCGGATCAAAATCTCGAATTCAAATGCTTGTCCCGTTTCTAGATGGTAAAGCGTTCCATTTTTAAGCTCCCATCCCTCTTCTTTAAATAGCGTTAACGCCTGTCTTTGCTTGTGTCTAATACTGCCTTGGTTGCTGGCGACTTTCCGTGTTGGCTGTTTAGCCGTTTCTCCATCGGGGGAAAAGGGTCGCAGGTAGAGCGCTTCTGGCAAGACATCCCGATACTGATCGAGCAGTTGTAGCTCTGCTGTATCCGGTTTTGCGACTGACGCGTCAAACTCTGAGTTTGGGAAGTATGTCGTATTGCGAGTATACGCACTGTGAAAGATATTTTTATTAGTCCACTCGAAGTCGAACAGTAAACTGATGGCTTTTCGTACTTTTACTGATTTGAATATTGGTCTTCGGGTATTAAAAAAGAAACCTTGAGTACCCGATGGGATTTTATGCTTGATCTCTTCTTTGACGACTTGAATATTCTCTAGCGCTGGGAAGTCATAAGCCACCGCCCAGTTTTTGGCAGTGTACTCTATAAATGTATCAAACTCACCGCTTTTAAAGGCTTCAAACGCGATTGTTTGATCACGATAATAGTCGAATTGTACGGTATCAAAATTGTAGCGACCCTTATTGATGCCTAGGTCTTTAGCCCAGTAATCGGTGTTACGTTCAAATGTAATGGATTTACCAGGTGACACCGACTTAACTCTATACGGGCCACTGATAACTGGCGGTGTGAGTGTCGTTTTGGTGAAGTCTTTGTCTTGCCAGTAGTGTTTAGGCAATATCGGTAGTTCGCCGAAGCGCAATAGGTCGGCCCCTGCATGGGGATGGGTAAATATTACTTTAACGGTTAGTGAGTCAATGACAACTACATCTTTAATTGACTTTAAACTTTGACGAAACTGAGGATGACCTTTTGTTAGAAGTGTCTGCCATGAGAACAGTACATCATCTGCATCTATTGAGTGACCGTCCTGAAAGCGCGCGTTCGCTCGTATCTTAAATACAGACCAACTTAAATCATCTGGATAGGTTACCGACTCAGCAATTAAGCCATAGGCGGATTGTGGCTCATCTCCTGATCTAGAAACCCCTTGAGTACCTACAAGTAAAGAGTCAGTCTCCTCTGAAAAACCATAAATATACTGGCCTGGGGTGTTAATGGGGCTGATGCCACGCAATGTGTAAGGGTTCAACGTATCGAATGTGCCAAACCCCATTAATCGAATGTTGCCACCTTTTTCGGCGTTCGGGTTTACATATTCAAGGTGGGTAAAGTCTTTGGGGTATTTTAAGTCCCCGTAAAGCGCAAATCCGTGACTGGTGCGAATATTATCACTCGTGCCTGCGATGACGTTCGCAAGGGAAGATGAAGAAAAAAACAACGTTAGAGTTAGGGTGATTAACCACAAAAAAAATGTAGCAGAAGGCTTTGTTGTATCGCGCATTTGAGTCCGGAAGTTATTATTTTTTAGAGCGAATTATCAAACTATCAGTACCTTATCAGGATCATTAGCTATATTAAAGTTAAACAAATTTAAAACTTGGCTACATTTATAGCGAGACTGGAGGCGATTGGTGGAAAAAAAGGGGTTAGCTGCGTGGATAGAGCGCTTAGACGGTGGAGAGGGCGTAGTTTTAACTTCTATTCTTACCGAATTGAATGAATTAACCTCGTCAGATGAAACGTCTGCGAATCAGTTAGCAGAGGTTATCTTAAAAGATGCATCGTTAACCACACAGATATTAAAAGTTGCCAACACTGTTCACTTTAATCCTACGGGTAGCCCCATTACAACCGTTAGTCGATCTATATTGACTATCGGTTTCAATACCATCAAGAACATATGCATCACCATTAAGGTTCTTGAAACGATCTTACAAGGGAAGCCTTCAACTCGATTATTTGAAATCATGGCAGATGCCATTCATGCGGCCACTCAAGCGCGTAACATTTGCGTGAAGATGTCGGCAGATGGAAAAGAAGAGGTTTTTGTAGCTACTTTATTGCTCCACCTAGCAGAGATGTTGGTGTTGTCTAGTGGTGAGCCTGAAGTTGCAGAACTATATGAGCATTATGAAACTTGTGAGACAGATAGAGATCGCGACCGAGCGGCAGAAAAAGTATTAGGGGTAAGTTTTAAGCGGTTAGGCATAGCGTTGGTCAAAAACTGGCGTTTGGGCAGTGTTCTTCAGGAGTCGTTACAGCCTTCCTCTAAGATGTCTCGAAAAGCGGATGCAGTGTTAATTGGAGAGGAAGTTAGTCAGGCCTCTAAAAAAGGGTGGGATAGTGCTGAAATGAAAGCACTAATCAAGAAAATATCCGCCTTTACTAATAGTGGTATCAAAGATGTAGAAAACTTGGTTAGAGAAGGCGCTAATGAAGCGGCAGAAGTTGCTGCAAACTATGGTAGTGATGTTTTAGTCGCTATGATTCCAGCTACTCGCTCAGTTGAAGCGAAAAACGACCAGAACAAAGAAGAGATAGGACTGCTTCAGCCAGACCCTGCATTGCAACTACAAATATTGCAGGAGTTAACCAGTATGATGATGGAAGGGGTTGATATGAACTCTCTATTTCAGGCCATACTAGAGGGGTTGCACCGAGGTGTTGGTCTGGAGCGTGTATGCTTAGCGATATTTGATAAAGGTCGAGAGTCCTTGTCAGCTAAATATGTATTGGGTGAAGGAACAGAAACCTGGCGAGAAAAGTTCAAATTTAACTTTGTAAAAAGTCGTTCTGGTTTTCTGTTTCAACTGTTTAGTAAGGGAAAGCCCGCATGGGTAGGGGGCGGAAGTGATAAAGAGCTTACTGCGGCATTAACCCCAGACTATATAGCGGTAACGGGAGTAAGAGAGTTTATGATAGCGCCGATTAAAGCTAACAAAAAACTGGTTGGTTTTTTATATGCGGATCTGGGCGAAAGTAAGCGGCCTTTGAGTGAAACTTATTTCAGCGGCTTTAAGCACTTCTCCGCACAAATTAATATGAGTCTGGCTGTAATAGCAAATAAGGGGTAAGGGAGCGTTATTAATCGAACTTTATAGTCTTATGATCATTAAAGGGGTGCGCAAGCGCACCCTTTGGAGGGGGTTAAAACTGAAGTGCTGTTACGAGCCGTTTGTCACATCTACATGTAGCTTCAATTTTTGACCTGGTTTTAGGTATTTATTAGGGTCTATATTGTTCCAGGTGACAATTTGCTTGACGGTGACATTAAACTTACCCGCGATTCTTGCAAGTGAGTCGCCTTTCCTCACTCGGTAGCCAACCTTTCGAATGTTTGATCGGCTTGGTGGTGTGTATCTGCTAGTAACAGTGCTAGGCGCGGCTTTCGTCCAGATGACTAGTTTTTTGCCTGGCTTTAAGGGGTCTGTAGGCGCCATACTGTTCCACTTAGCAAGGCTTCTAACACCAACGTTGTACTTTCTTGAGATATCCCACAGGGTGTCGCCGGACCTTACGGTATACTCGATTTTTGAGGTGCTCTTTCCTCTAGGCGCGACATTTTGTTTCTTTTCTATTCGGTTGTCAGAGCTAAATGCGTAGTAGTCATTGCCTTTTGTAGCGACGGGTATCAACAATTTTTGCCCTTGACGAATCATATTTGACCGTAAGTTGTTAGTTTGCCTGATGACCGAAGGTGTTGTATTGAATTTATTAGCGATGCGGATTAATGAGTCGCCTGATTTAACCGTATATCGTTGCCAACTAACTCTTTTGCTACTTGGTAATTCAGCCAAGGCGGTCTTGAATTTGTCGCTATTGGTTGTTGGTATCAATAGGCGGTGAGGACCTAGGGGTGACGTAGCCCAGCGATTAAAACCGGGGTTTAGAAGATAAAGCTCTTCTACTGTAATGTCTGCCATATCGGCCGCTTGAGCTAAGTCGATCTGCGAGCCTACTTTAACAATATCAAAATATGGCTCATTGGGTAGTGATTGAAGGGTAATACCGTGTTTTTCTGGCTCTTTGATTAACTTTGATATTGCTAGCAGCTTGGGTACATAGGCTCTTGTTTCTTTGGGTAGCTTCAAAGACCAGAAGTCGGTATCAAGGCCGCGTTTTTTATTATACCGTATGGCTTTTGAAACAGTGCCTCCGCCTGAGTTGTATGCGGCGAGTGCTAAAAGCCAATCGCCATCAAAACGGTTGGCTAGTGCTTGCAAATAGGTTAGCGCAGCATCTGTTGACGCGACAATGTCTCTGCGTCCGTCATACCACCAGTCTTGCTTTAGTCCGAATGCTTTTCCTGTTCCTGGTATAAACTGCCATATTCCGGAAGCTCTACCATGAGAGTATGCGAAAGGGTCAAAGGCACTCTCTACAATGGGTAACAGTGCTAGCTCAAGCGGCATACCTCTTTTTTCGGTCTCTTGTACAATATGATAAAGATAGCGTGACGAACGAGCGGTGGTTCTATCTATGTATCGTTGGTGTTTTTTGTACCAATTAAACTGAGAATTAAAGCGAGGGTTGTCTATATCTAGATCTAGTGCAAAACCACTACGCATTCTTACCCAGAGATCTTGGTTACCAGTGATGTCTTTAAAAGGGTTTGTTGTTTCCGCTTCTGCTAACTTCTGTGCAAACTCGGTTGTAATGTCGCTACAATCTACGTCAACGCAGTTATTGCGATATGACTCTCCACTGTGCGCTTCACTGTTTTCCTGCTCTGTAGTCTCCTCACTGCCGGTTTCAGTGGTGACGACTATCTCTTCAGATTGAAATAATGACTCTTGAAGATTAAACAATGAGAAAAAAGAGCCCTCATCTTCACTGTTTGAATCAGAATCTGTGTCGGCCTCTGTGGTTGATTGAGAGTCGATGTCGCTTATATCCTCGTTGTTACTTGAGGGGTGATGGGCGCAGGCAGAAATTAAAAAAATGATTACTGTAAAAACTGAAATTCGAAACATTAAAACGCACAAGCTTGGAGGAGAAAGAGGGTACTTTAAAGTCATTGCAAAAGTACGGCATAGTGAGGGACAGCATTTGATAAGAAAGCCCTCGATAAGCGTGAAAGTCTATTGATCATGGCCTCTGGGGTCAATAGCTTGAGGTGGGGAATTAACTATTTTTAATGTTACCAGACAGCCTTTAGACAGCGCGTCATAGCTTATTAAGCACAGAAAACTGACTCGTTTAACTGCGCTTTAGGCTGTTAGTTTGTCGCTAAGGCATATCGCTATGTAAAAAGGTTAGAATAATTAGAATGAATCCTTCCATGCTCTCAAGTGTGTAAAGGTATCTAGTTCATCACCGACAGCCGTTTGAGCATGTTGAGCGACCGAGCTCTGCAAGTCGTCTCTGGCGCAAAGCAAAAATGGGTTGATATGCCGTTCTGTCGCAATTGTCGAAGGTAAAGTAGGTTGATTTGATTTGCGTTTGATTTTACAGGCATTGGTATAGTCTTTGATTGTCGCGTCAGAAGGCAGAACCGCTTGTGCAAAGCTAAGGTTGGCTAAGGTGTACTCATGTGTGCAATATACTTCAGTAACGGGTGGATATGAGGCAAGGGTTTTGAGTGATTTGAGCATCTGAGCTGGACTCCCTTCGAACAAACGACCGCAACCAGCAGAAAACAGCGTATCTCCGCAAAAAAGCCAAGGTGCAGAGTGGAGGGGGTCTTGTGGAGAAAAATAGCTGATATGGTCTAGAGTATGGCCAGGTACTTCGTTAATCATAAACTCTGTACCAAGAAGTGCTATATGATCTCCCTCTCTTAATGGTTTATTGATCGCCTTTATACGATTGTTAGCAGGGCCAAATACATCGACTTTGCTGCCTGATAGCTGTTCAGCATAAGTGAGTAGTGGAGCGACCCCATCTACATGATCGTAGTGATGATGAGTGATCAATATCGCTTTGAGGGTTAAATGGTTGTTGGTGATGTAATCGATAACGGGTTTTTCATCGCCAGGATCAACAATGACACAATCGTTTGACTGATTATTCTGAATACACCAGATATAGTTGTCTTGAAACGCTTTAATAGGATATATACTGAGCATCAAATTGTCCGGCTGTGGTTAGTTATGATTCTTTGCTTAAATCTGTAATGGCTCCTATCTTAATCCCTATAAGGTTATTTTAAAATAGTGTCTCCTTATGCTGCTTTTTGCAAAAGCTAAACGCTGTTTAAGATAAGCTAGCTTTATTTCGGTTACTTGTTTAACGTGTATCCGTTAAAAGAAGCGAAGGGAGTCAAGGAGGTTTTATGGGGTTAATGCGTAATAAAATTGATCACGACGATCTTAACCTTCAACGGAGTTTTGAAACATGGTTTCAGTCTCCATTAGGGCGGGTATTACTATCTGATCAACGAGAAAAAATAGATGGTGTGATCGGTAGAATGTTTGGTTATCATCAACTAGAAATGCTGGTGAGCCATAGGTTTCCAATGGGCAATTCCAGTAGTCTTGGCCATAAAATTATGATGGTGCCAGAGTGGCAGGCAGATATGCCTGATAACACGCTAGTTGCCCAACCCCACGAGTTAGGTTTGTGTCATGATAGTGTTGACCTAGCCATTTTGCATCATACTCTCGACTATACTGCTTCGCCTCACCAGGCATTGAGAGAGGTATCCCGTGTAGTCAAGGGGAGCGGCCACTTGCTTATCATAGGGTTTAACCCCATGAGTATGTGGGGCGTAAGAAAGTTGCTTTCGAGGAAAAAAACAGCCCCATGGAATGGGCGTTTCATATCAGGTCAGCGAGTAGAAGACTGGCTTAATCTGTTGGACTTTGAAATCAGCAGCGCTCACTACCATTTTCTGCGGCCTCCTGTGGAAAATTATGGTGTTTTAGAACGTTTTTCGTTTGTTGATACTCTCGATAAAGGTAAGTTTCCAGTAGGCGCTTATTACATGATCTTGGCGAAAAAGCAGGTGGGCTGTTCTATATCAACTCGTCCAACTTGGAAAAAAGCCAATGTTATCGGTCTCCCAATTGCTAACCGGATGAAACCGATGCAAACTACAAAGCAACCTTTCACGGTTACTAAAGTAAAAGAGTAATCAACGGATTATTAATGAACATGCAAAGAAGTATTAATGAGTCAAACTAGAGACAAGGTTAGGATATATACCGACGGAGCGTGTAAAGGTAACCCGGGGCCCGGTGGTTGGGGGTCAGCGTTAAAGAGTGGGCTTCATCGTAAAATGCTATATGGTGGTGAGCTTAATACGACCAACAATAGGATGGAACTATTAGCGGCCATTAGAGCTTTGCAATTTCTAGATAAACCATGTGAGGTAGATATCTATACCGACTCACAATATGTTCGCAAGGGTATTACAGAGTGGATTCATGGTTGGAAGAAAAGAAATTGGATGACCGCATCAAAAACACCGGTAAAAAATGATGACTTATGGAAGGCTCTTGATTTTGAAGTTAGTCGGCATAATCTAACTTGGCACTGGGTGAAAGGTCATAGTGGTCATCCAGGTAACGAATTGGCAGACGCCTTGGCGAACAAAGGCGTTGATGCTGTTCTTAGGTAGGATCAAGATTTACTGCCACCAAATATTTGAGGAAAAACTGTTTAAATGAGACAGATCGTATTAGATACCGAAACAACAGGTATAGAACCGTCCCAAGGGCACCGTATTATCGAAATTGGTTGCGTTGAGTTAGTTGATCGTAAACTCACGGGTAATCACTATCATCAATATATTAATCCTGAGCGAGAAATTGATAGTGGCGCAATCGAAGTTCACGGTATTACCAACGAGTATCTAGCCGATAAACCGCTTTTTAAAGATATCTATGCTGAATTTTTAGCCTTTATCGATGGCGCTGAGTTAGTCATCCATAACGCACCATTTGATATTGGGTTTATTAACCACGAATTTGCTCTGCTACACAATGGGCCTGGGAATGTAGAGCAGTATTGCGGTGTGCTTGATACATTAGTCATGGCCAGAAAGAAGCACCCGGGTCAACGTAATAGTCTTGATGCGCTGTGTAAGCGTTACGGTATCGACAACAGTATGCGAGACCTTCACGGCGCATTACTCGATTCCGAGATACTGGCAGACGTCTACCTGTTAATGACGGGTGGGCAGACAATGCTTTCGCTAGGCGGTGAGGAGGGGACAGAGCAGGTAACTGGCATACAAAGGTTGTCACCTGGCCGAGCTCCGTTACAGGTTATCAGGGCATCAGAAGATGAACTCGCTGCCCATGAAAACCGTTTAGATGCCATAGATAAAAAGGCCGGCAGTGCAATTTGGCGTCTGTAGCTGCTTAAGTAGCCGCGTTAGAATAACGTTAATGGAAAAAACGCCTTCAAACAATATAGTTAGCGATTATACTTTAAGTTAGACTTCAAAAGTTAAATTAAGTGTGACTCAAACTTGCATACATCAAGGCAGGCTAGAACTGAAACATACAAAGTTACCTAAAGTAATGCTTTGAAACAGTCAATTTCTTGTATCACATGAAATATGTGTTATAAGTTAAAGTTAAATAAAAAATTATTAGCATTTCTCTATGGCCCGAAAGCGGTGATTTGGTAGAGGTTTGTGAGTGTGGCAATAAAGCCATTGTGGACATCTAAATATTTTAGGAATTGGTAGTGTATGACTGCAGCTTCAGTAGCGGCAAAAGCTAATTCGTTTGAACTCGTTCAGTCAGAGATTGAAACAACGGTTAAACAGGCCGAAAAAAATCTAGAACGTTTTCAAGAGAACCGTGAAAGCGGGGAAGATTTACAGAACTGTATTGATTTCCTTAACCAGCTTCGCGGCATTTTTGTACTTGTTGAAATTCAAGGTGGAGTACTGCTTTGTCATGAGGCTGTATCCCTTGCTAACGAAGTCCCTGTAGGTGCGACAGATGATAAGAATAATCTTCTGACTAC
This genomic window from Alkalimarinus sediminis contains:
- a CDS encoding microcin C ABC transporter permease YejB; this encodes MSVYILRRILLMIPTLFGIMLLNFIIIQAAPGGPVEQTLAKLQGLDSSVQNRMGDSMSVEVSSSSSENSQYRGAQGLDPELVQEIEKLYGFDKPAHERFWLMIKSYIFFDFGDSFFRDQSVVDLVVEKMPVSISIGLWSTLIIYLISIPLGIKKAVHDGSRFDVWTSSLIIVGYAIPGFLFAVLLIVLFAGGTYLDWFPLRGLVSNNFDELSLFGKITDYFWHLVLPITANVIGGFATLALLTKNSFLDEIRKQYVITARAKGLEENKILYGHVFRNAMLIVIAGMPGLLMALFFSGSLLIEVIFSLDGLGLLGFESALNRDYPVMFGTLYIFTLMGLFLKLLSDITYVLVDPRIDFESREG
- a CDS encoding extracellular solute-binding protein, yielding MTLSLAATAQQNSPDGVQPTTPKHGVAMHGDVKYGADFEHFDYVNPQAPKGGTVRRSVISNSYDSFHPFVLKGVAAAGVRHYLYDTLTVQSEDEAFSQYGLIAEKIEMPEDRSWVIFHINPKARFQDNHPITAEDVIFTFNNLIEHGAPFYKAYYGDVSEVSQITEYQIRFDFKNNKNRELPLILGQLPVLPKHYWETRDFSKSTLDKPLGSGPYKIKSYNTGRSISYERVTDYWAKDLPVNKGQYNFDEIIFEYYGDQTIALEAFRAGQYDFIVENTAKNWATAYSGDKFDKGLIIKEAVEHKQPVGMQGFIFNTRRDIFKDPKVREALSYAFDFEWTNKQLFFGQYKRTNSFFENSELASTGLPSNDELAILNTFKGQIPDSVFTTAYRAPSTDGSGNIRKNLRTALKLLKEAGWTIQNKKLVNSKTSQPFEFEILLYQKSFERIIHPFTKNLEKLGIDAKIRLVDTNQYIGRVREYDYDMFIMTLSQSNSPGNEQRDYWYSTNTNIPGTRNYIGVSDPVVDQLVDMIIAAPDRKSLVTRTKVLDRILLSKHLVIPQWHLPKQRIAYWKRLRHPEVFPKSGVNFDTWWVNDK
- a CDS encoding extracellular solute-binding protein; the protein is MRDTTKPSATFFLWLITLTLTLFFSSSSLANVIAGTSDNIRTSHGFALYGDLKYPKDFTHLEYVNPNAEKGGNIRLMGFGTFDTLNPYTLRGISPINTPGQYIYGFSEETDSLLVGTQGVSRSGDEPQSAYGLIAESVTYPDDLSWSVFKIRANARFQDGHSIDADDVLFSWQTLLTKGHPQFRQSLKSIKDVVVIDSLTVKVIFTHPHAGADLLRFGELPILPKHYWQDKDFTKTTLTPPVISGPYRVKSVSPGKSITFERNTDYWAKDLGINKGRYNFDTVQFDYYRDQTIAFEAFKSGEFDTFIEYTAKNWAVAYDFPALENIQVVKEEIKHKIPSGTQGFFFNTRRPIFKSVKVRKAISLLFDFEWTNKNIFHSAYTRNTTYFPNSEFDASVAKPDTAELQLLDQYRDVLPEALYLRPFSPDGETAKQPTRKVASNQGSIRHKQRQALTLFKEEGWELKNGTLYHLETGQAFEFEILIRQASIKRVIEPFIANLKKTGIKATARLVDATQYKVRLDDFDFDMTTFVLSQSLSPSHEQREYFHSTTRNIKGSRNYAGVNHPAIDNLTDAIVRAKTRQELITATKALDRVLLWNHYIVPNWHLNYHRIAYWNKFNKPEQQPPYKLGFESWWIKPNQ
- a CDS encoding HDOD domain-containing protein, giving the protein MEKKGLAAWIERLDGGEGVVLTSILTELNELTSSDETSANQLAEVILKDASLTTQILKVANTVHFNPTGSPITTVSRSILTIGFNTIKNICITIKVLETILQGKPSTRLFEIMADAIHAATQARNICVKMSADGKEEVFVATLLLHLAEMLVLSSGEPEVAELYEHYETCETDRDRDRAAEKVLGVSFKRLGIALVKNWRLGSVLQESLQPSSKMSRKADAVLIGEEVSQASKKGWDSAEMKALIKKISAFTNSGIKDVENLVREGANEAAEVAANYGSDVLVAMIPATRSVEAKNDQNKEEIGLLQPDPALQLQILQELTSMMMEGVDMNSLFQAILEGLHRGVGLERVCLAIFDKGRESLSAKYVLGEGTETWREKFKFNFVKSRSGFLFQLFSKGKPAWVGGGSDKELTAALTPDYIAVTGVREFMIAPIKANKKLVGFLYADLGESKRPLSETYFSGFKHFSAQINMSLAVIANKG
- a CDS encoding lytic transglycosylase, translating into MFRISVFTVIIFLISACAHHPSSNNEDISDIDSQSTTEADTDSDSNSEDEGSFFSLFNLQESLFQSEEIVVTTETGSEETTEQENSEAHSGESYRNNCVDVDCSDITTEFAQKLAEAETTNPFKDITGNQDLWVRMRSGFALDLDIDNPRFNSQFNWYKKHQRYIDRTTARSSRYLYHIVQETEKRGMPLELALLPIVESAFDPFAYSHGRASGIWQFIPGTGKAFGLKQDWWYDGRRDIVASTDAALTYLQALANRFDGDWLLALAAYNSGGGTVSKAIRYNKKRGLDTDFWSLKLPKETRAYVPKLLAISKLIKEPEKHGITLQSLPNEPYFDIVKVGSQIDLAQAADMADITVEELYLLNPGFNRWATSPLGPHRLLIPTTNSDKFKTALAELPSSKRVSWQRYTVKSGDSLIRIANKFNTTPSVIRQTNNLRSNMIRQGQKLLIPVATKGNDYYAFSSDNRIEKKQNVAPRGKSTSKIEYTVRSGDTLWDISRKYNVGVRSLAKWNSMAPTDPLKPGKKLVIWTKAAPSTVTSRYTPPSRSNIRKVGYRVRKGDSLARIAGKFNVTVKQIVTWNNIDPNKYLKPGQKLKLHVDVTNGS
- the gloB gene encoding hydroxyacylglutathione hydrolase translates to MLSIYPIKAFQDNYIWCIQNNQSNDCVIVDPGDEKPVIDYITNNHLTLKAILITHHHYDHVDGVAPLLTYAEQLSGSKVDVFGPANNRIKAINKPLREGDHIALLGTEFMINEVPGHTLDHISYFSPQDPLHSAPWLFCGDTLFSAGCGRLFEGSPAQMLKSLKTLASYPPVTEVYCTHEYTLANLSFAQAVLPSDATIKDYTNACKIKRKSNQPTLPSTIATERHINPFLLCARDDLQSSVAQHAQTAVGDELDTFTHLRAWKDSF
- a CDS encoding class I SAM-dependent methyltransferase — encoded protein: MGLMRNKIDHDDLNLQRSFETWFQSPLGRVLLSDQREKIDGVIGRMFGYHQLEMLVSHRFPMGNSSSLGHKIMMVPEWQADMPDNTLVAQPHELGLCHDSVDLAILHHTLDYTASPHQALREVSRVVKGSGHLLIIGFNPMSMWGVRKLLSRKKTAPWNGRFISGQRVEDWLNLLDFEISSAHYHFLRPPVENYGVLERFSFVDTLDKGKFPVGAYYMILAKKQVGCSISTRPTWKKANVIGLPIANRMKPMQTTKQPFTVTKVKE